In Microcoleus sp. FACHB-831, the sequence GGGTTTAGGGTGCCAAAATTAAAACCCAGCCAGGGGGCGAGCGCCACTTGGCTGGGAAGGCAAAATTATTGGGAAATATTAAACCCAATTGCTATTAATCAACGTCATCAACTGCCTTGTTCAAAGCCTGCTTTGCGCTGTTAGCAGCTTCATTGACCTTTTTTTGCAGATATCCACCAGCGCTTTCTCGTGCATTATCCGCTTTGTCAATTTGGTCTGAACCTGCGTTTTTAATATTTTCTTTGGCATCTGATGCGAAACTCTTAGTACTTCCCTTCGCATCTTCAGTTGCCTGCTTCGTACCCTTAGCAGCATCTTTGGCTACATCAGCCGTATTGTCCTTGAGGTTTTCAGTTCCCCGCTGGGTTCCCTTAACGAAATCGCGAACTGATTCCTGGGTTTTATCCTTGGTTTCGTCTGTGCTTCCCTTTAAATTCTTGCCAAAGTCAGCAGCATTCTCACCTTTTTTGTCCAGTATCCGCTTGGTGTTTGTTCCCAAATCATCGGTCTGGTCGATGACGTTGCGCTCGGTTTTGTCTACCAGAGCTTTAGCTTTGGTTTGAGCACCTGAGTTATCAAATCGGGGATCGAGATCGCTATAGTCGTTCATCCCGCCTTTATATTCAGAAGTCACAGCGCCAGAGGGAACTTCTTCCCGAATTTGGTCTGCTGTCTTCACCGGGTTTACTGGATTTGCCATCGTGCTACCACTATTACAAGCGGTGCTAATAAACAGTAAAATGCCTGCCGCAAAAGTGGTGACAATTCGACTGATTTGTATGTTTCTCAACCAAGCGATTAATTTGTTCATTGAAAACCTCCATTTTTTGTTATGTTTTGACAGCACAATTTTGAATTGTGGAGCGATCGCAATTTTTCAATCTAATGCTTACTTGTGCAAAGCTGGGTTGCTCTGCAATTCAGGTCGCTCTCCTGCTTCATCGGACTTATCTTTTATGAAAGATGTGGCATCTTTGAAGGCTTCTCCTACTTTCTCGTAGACGTTACCCTGTGGTATGGGTTGACGACGCGCCGGAATCTGCGTTGCTTCCTTTTCTAAGTAGTTTTCTCCACGCGGGCCTATATCAGGACTATCAGTTTGGGTGCCTTCGCTACCGGGGTACAATACATCTTTGGCATCGCTCTCAATATTAGCGGCGATCGCCTGGTTGTACATTAACTGTAGATCCGCGCGATCGCGATCGCTACCCGCTGAGTTCTTAGCCTTCGGATCGGTAGATGCTTTATAATTCGTGTAGCCGTCTCCACCACCCTTGTGAGGATTATTGTTACCTCCCATTTGCACTGGAGGGTTTTCGGGACGTGCGCCAAGGCTATCTCCACTATTACAAGCTGTGCTAGTGAAGAGCAACACGCCTGCTAAAAAAACTGTCAATATTTGCCCCAATCGCACTTTTTTAAACAAATCAGTCAATTTTTTCATGTTTTACCCCTAATTTCTTCGCCAACAGTTGTTAATGATACAAACACTACGGCGATCGCTCCCTCTAGCCGAGGTCACATTCTGGTAATAGGATTGCAAAAATTTTCTCTATCTGTAGAGAGATATACAGCAATAAGCTAGCTTTAGTCTCTTGCATCCTCGCAGCTTGATTGCCCCGAACCAAAGACAAAAAGGGCTTTATGCTATTCATAAAGCCCTTTTTTATCTGAAATTTCACTAACCAATTTAGCAATTAGTATCTGGTGGTAGTGCGACTTGCTTCGTCGGGTTCGCGGTAACGCACGGGTTCTTCACGCTTACGAGCCAAACCTGCCAAGCCAATCAAGCCCAGCAATCCTAACCATCCCCAATCAAAACCATCATCGCGGTTGTCAGTGGCACTGTAACTGCCTTGGCGAGATGTATTATCTACAGTAGTTGTATTATCAGAACCAGAACCAGTGTTGGTTTGGGCGCTTGCTGGTTGGGTCAAGGGCATCATAGCTAAACTCAAGCTAAGAACGCCAGCACCAACAACTTTAGACAAATCAGAATGTTTCATATTAAAATTTCTCCTTGCTATCTACATCCAGAGTAGATTCTTGGGAACACGTAAACTGTTTGAGAGGTTTGCTGCGAACGAGTTAAGCAACAGCGTTATTTATAAATATATTGATTAGCAACACAGAGCGAATCAATCTTTGGCTAGAAAGATACGCTCGTTTATCATCCTGTAGGCTCTAACTATAGATATAGACAAGGCTAAGGCCAATGAATATCAAAGTTTAGTTCGCAGAATTAGTTATCAAGAAATATGGTGGTGTATAGCTGATGGCGTGTGTCGGTTTTTAGCTATGTAGTATTGATAGATTGTTTGCGAACGCCTTGCAAACGTGTTAACTAGGTACAACCCTACTATCTAATCTGTATGAATCCCTATCAGGGATTGAAATAGTGTGTAAATGGTTGTGTATAGGGCTATTGATGGCGTCTATGGTCACGCGGCGTCTTTTGACATATCCTGGGTTGTAAACATGAAATTGCCGCGATTATGCCGAAGATATGGTCAACGCTGAAACCCTACTTGCGCTGGGTCATTCTCGGCGGGACCTTGTTTTTTTTGGCAAAGGCTCTTAAAGACCATGCGGCAGAAGTTTCCGCAATTAGGATTACTGGTGCGGGTTGGGCAAATATAGCGATCGCCCTATGCCTAACCTTGCTGGCTCACACTTGGGCGGGATGGGTGTGGAACTTGATTTTGCAATCTTTGCAGCAACCCGTTCAGCCGGGATGGGTGCTGCAAGTTTACCTGAAAACCAACCTTGCCAAATACCTACCAGGGAATGTCTGGCACTATTATGGACGCATCTTGGCAGTTACATCGCATGGTGGCGATTTAGGTGCTGCAACTCTCAGCGTATTACTCGAACCCCTCTTAATGGCTGCTGCTGCTTTGTTGATTGCTTTGCTTGGCACTCAGCAAGAGCAATGGGGTTTGCAAGTTATCAGTTTAGCTGTAGTTTGCCTTGCTGTTCATCCCCGAATTTTGAATCCAGCGATTCAATTCTTGAGCCGCATGAAGGGAAAATCAAAGGAGCCAAAAACAGGCTCCTCATTCCACCTAAAGAGCTATCCGCTTTTGCCTTTGTTAGGAGAATTGGGCTTTTTGGTACTTCGCGGTGCAGGGTTTTTGTTTGTTTTGCTGGCAGTAACGCCGATTAATCCCAACCAGATACCAACTTTATTCAGTGCGTTTAGTATGGCATGGTTGTTGGGTTTAGTCGTACCGGGCGCACCGGGGGGTATTGGGGTTTTTGAAGCAACGGCTACAGCACTTTTAAATCAACATTTTTCTCCTGGTCTTATCCTCAGCGCGGTCGCTCTTTTTCGCGTTGTAAGTATTCTTGCAGAGGTGGTGGCGGCTGGAATGGCGACGGCAAGCGATCGCTTGCTCAAAAAACCTTAACGCTGTTCGCAAGCAATAGATTATATTTCCCTATTAACTCCCTGCTATTTCAGTTGAGCAAAAACTCGGTAAGCATCCAAAGATCCTTTAGAGCGCTCGTCCATTTCTGCACCTGGCATTTTAATCAAATTGTACTTAACGTTATCCGCATAAATCGCAAATGTGATATTGAAAATTTCAAAAAACTTGAGCGCCCACTGGCATTCTTCTTCTGGATAGTTACTATAGTATTGGATTAATTCTGCAATGCAATTTTCCATATGAGTGCGCGATCTTTTACAAACTAGAATAATCTTGACTAGCACCACTACTAAGCTGAGGGGGTTTCCACCCTTCATAAATAAAGTAAATATTTCAGATGGTTCGTTGCGATTTTCAGTTGTAAAATATGATATTGCGCGATTACAAGTTTTTACCAACAGCGCATCATCGACAAGTTCTTCATCTCGCCCAGCCTCTAATTTCTCTAGTTTTTCATAGATTCTTTCACTTAAACTTTCTACAAGCTCTTTATTGTAAATTCCAAAAACCAAATACTTTTGCAAGCTTAGCTTAAATTTATTATAAGTAAATTGCTCTGTTTGTTTAAGGAAAATTGCCGCTAAGTTTGTATAACCTACGGAACCGCGCTTGGCTACAATCATCTTTATCAGACGCAGCACATCATCGCCCAAAGCAGTGGGATTTTTGGGCATTTTGTCTTTAGATTGAGCCGACTGGCAACGAGCGGTGTACATTGCTAAGTCAAATTTGAAGCGGTCTTTTAGGTGGTGCGACAGAACGCTAGCAGCCTCTCGTTGTTCTACCGGGTTGCTGAGGTCGATATATTGAGGAACTAAGAGATAAGACGTATAGCGATGGCTCCAATGAGCTTTATCGCGATCTTCATATTTTAAAGTAAATAACTTTATGTCTTCATAGTCTTTACTAATAACAAAATTACTTATCCAAGTATTAAGGCGTCTTAAAGCTGGCGAAAAACCTTTTTTGCTACTATTGAATTTGTTCAAGATTTCAACTAATTCTTCTGTATAGCCATAATGTCTGTATGTATCCCAGTTATTAATAAGAATGTAGCAAGAACGCTTCAGCGTGTTTTTAAAAGCTAACTCATCATTAGCTGAAATAATTTTACCCAGAGCTTGAAGAGGCTCTAAACTAACGGTGTCCGCACAATCAACAAACAAACGCTTAAATTCCAGCAAGCCAGTTTCGGGATGGCGTTCCTTAACAATATTAAGCAAAAAGCTGTAGATAACTTCCTGCGCTTGCTGAATATCTTTAATCTGCAACCGCTCATCATTGTGATGACCCTGTGATATAACGTCAATCATGTCAGTATTTAAGACTATTGAGGTTTTGGTTTAGGTGGAAATAACACAAACTAGAGGACGCCCAAGTTTAATATGCTTGTGAATCGATTGCGTTTGAGTTTTTCGATTTTATATTGGCTTTAAAAAATCCGAATGCTATAACGGGTGTAACATATTTGGGATATATACTGCGAACCCTGCAAGGATTCTCTCCGTCTCAGCTTTAACGTGTGTAAATAGGGTGACTTATTTTTGAAGAGTTGTAAAGTAAGTATACATAAAAGGGGAAACAGGCAGCAGGCATCAACATAAATATCGTACCTGCATTTCTTTGAGTGTAGTTAGCTGTTAACGCAAGATGCGAATAGCTTCTCCTATGCCAGAGCTACGCGATCGCGGTTTGGTGGAAGCAATGCAACTTAATCATTTAGTATACCCCAGATACGAAATAATATAAACCCTGCACTTGAAGGGATGCGCTACCCAATAAGCCTACCAGCATTTACCAGCTAGTAAATTTGGATGAGATAACTTCAGGGGAGCTGTTGTTCTTCGGTTGTAACTTCTAGATCTGTTTTTATCTTTTGTTGAGAAAAAACACGATAAGTTTCTATTTCTCCATTCGCCGTAGCATCAGATGTTTTTTCTTTTATTCTAATTAAATTGTACTGAACGTTATCAGCATAAATTGCAAAAGTAATACTGAAAATATCAAAAAAACTAATTATCCATTGGCATTCTTCTTCTGGAAATTGTAAATAATACTGTATTAAAAACGCAATGCATTTTTCTAAATGAGTACGAGAATTTTTACAAATTAATACTATTTTTAGCAACACAATAACTAAAGTTAGGGGATTGCCTTGCGACATTAATAAAATGAATAACTGGGAGGGTTGACGCTGATTTTCTGTGGTTAGATATTCTATTACTTTGTTAGAAGTTCTTAACAGTAGGGCATCATCCAAAGATTCTTCGTGATAATCTTCATATAAAGTTTCTAATTTTTCAGCTAGTTGGGTTTTTAGAATATGAACAAAGTTTTTATTTTCAAACGAGAATAATAAATATTTTTGAAGACTTAGTTTAAAGTCTTGATACAACATTTTCTCAGTTTGTTTAACAAAAATATTTGCTAAATTTAAATAGCTAAAGGGGCCGCGTTTTGCCACAATGGTTTTAATGAGACGTAGTACCTCATCCCCCAAACCAGTTGGGTTTTTGGGCATTTTTTCTTTAGTTAGGCCGCTCTGCGATCGCGCTGTATACATTGCCAGTTCAAACTTGAACCGATCTTTTAGCTGTTGCGAAAGCGCTCTAGCTGCCTCCCGCTGTTCTACGGGGTTATTTAAGTCTACATATTGAGGAACTAATAGATAAGAAGTATACCGTTGACTCCAATGAGGTTTGTCCTGCTCTTCGTATTTAGAAGCAAACAACTTAAGTTGTTGATAATACTCGCTTTCTACGAAGCTAGACAGCCAAAGTCTCAACCTACTTAGAGTCGGAGACAGGGTTTTTTTATTAATTCTTAATGATGCAAATATTTGAACTAAATCGCTAATATATGTATAGTGTCTCCCTGCATCCCAGTTATTAATAAGAATGTAGCACGACCGCTTGAGGGTACTGATAAACTCTTCTTCATTATTGGCAAATATCAAGTCAGACATTGCCAACAATGCATCTGAATTAACTGTATCCGCTTCATAATAAATAAATAACCGCTGAAACTCCAGCAATACAGTTTCAGGAGACCAGTTTTTTACGCTGTCTATTAAAAAGCGGTAGATAATTTCCTGAGACTGCTGAATCGTGCGTTTACTCTTATTTAAATTAACGATAGTCTCAGTATTAGGAGCATTTGGTAGAACATCCCCGATCATGCCAGTACTTAGGACAATTGAGTCCTTGCCTAAAGTGTGAAAACGAAAGTAGATGGCACCGAATTGTCATGCTGCTGTCGGTTTATAGCAGTTGACTTTGCATATCCTAGATTTGTGAAAAAAAGGAGCCGCAATTTATTTTCAAGCCGCTCCTCCAAGTCAGGACTTTTTTGCTTACTAGGAATCTTTTGACTGAGATCTAATGCGGTCAATTTCCCGTTGCAACTCCTCAAGTTGACGGCGCAATGCTTCTACTTCATTATTTGTTGGTGTTTCTGATGATACATTAACTGCTCCCTCAGCTGACGCTCGCTGGTAATTACCCTGGCGAATTTGGCGATATTCTTCTGAAGTTGCCCATTCTCGGATATAGCGCAGGCGTTCGACTGGAAAGGGATGGCTGAGAAACACTCCTTGAGCTACGTTATTATAAAGTAAAAACTTATACACTTGGTTCAATCCGTCCTGATCGAGTTCTTGGTAATTATCAGATTGCCGAATGAACTCCTCTAGGCTGCTTTCGTTAACATGCTGAACGCTGCCGCCAGCAAGTTTCATCATGCAATGCATTACTGGATTCAAATCATCCATTACCAATAAAGCAGCTCGATCTGCTGATAATTCTGCTTTGCGGCTCCACTCATAAAAGGCCAAAATTAAACCAGTGCTGACCAGTCTGCTGATGCCAAATGTTGCATTACCTATTAAATTGATTGCTTGCAGCGCCCAAATTGCCATCTGAGTTAAAGTAGTATGACCGCATTTAAGATGTCCTAATTCATGCGCTACTACTGCGCGGAGTTCAGCTTCAGTTAACAAGTCTAGAAGACCGGAGTTCAAGACAATAAAGGGTCTTTCTTGTCCGAGGGCAAAGGCGTTAGCTAAGGGAGTTTGAGATATGAATAGAGTTGGCTCTGGGTAAATGTCTAAAGTCCGCACGCATTCCCTAAATAACCCATAAATTGAGCCATACTGACGCGGCCCAACTTGAATGCTATTGCCCAGCTGATAAATAAAATTTGGGCGCTCAGAGACAAATTCCACAAACTTGCCAGCAATAATATCAAATCCGGGCACGCTGCGTAAGGCTTGCTCGGCTTGGCGGTCGAGGGGATGTCTAAAGGCTTCGCTTGAAATTCCTGTATAAGTAGGCATAGTGAAGAATCATTAACGAAGTTCTACTGAAACTATTAAAGCTTAAATATTTACGAAAGGGTAGTTGATCTTTATCACACTTAAGTGCGATCGCGTAGGTAGATTTATCTAAATAATAATGTATTCTTACAAGTTCGGAGGTGGGCTTATCTAACCCCGGTTTGCTACAGAAGCATTGTAAAGACTGACATTTTAGTGAGGTAAGCCTTCTAGGATAGCAGATATTCCCCGACGAGCGCTTAATCTTAAATTCTATTTTTCTGCTAGCACCTCTCTCAAGCTTTCTTTTTCTGTTAGTACTAAGTTCAAAGCCTTAGAATCTTTCAAATTTATGCCTTGGGGTTAAACTTATAAGATGCGTCATTTTTCACTCCTAGAGTGAAGACAATTTAAACCCTGAGCTTGTTCCACAAAACAAAATGTCTGGTTTGGCTCGTTTTTGTGAGGTGCAAGACAGATGGAGGGGTCAGCGAATTTTACTAATTAATTTAGTGCTGGGCGTCAGGGCAAAGATATAGTTTACTTTCTAGATAAACGGTATTTGTTTGCGAGTATATCTTGCAGCATCCATCACACTACCATAACCTTTAGATTACGGTCTGCCAAGGATGTATAGTTTGTTATTTAGTAATTATTAGTATTGAGTACCAATTAGTATTTACAATAATTACAAATTAAGTGAACGCTCAATCGAATTGGATATAAAGTATTACACGATAGGCATAGTAAAAGTGCAGGCGTAAATAAAGTTGGTTTAAAAAATGGGAGGCGACGAATAGCAGAAATTAGGAGCGATCGCCTTCTTCATACCCGCTCTTTTTTACTACTAGCGCACTAATTAATTCTGGTAATATAATAACGCTTCTTATGCCCGTCTAACCTAACCCCTTGTCTGCTAATGAACATTCACCATTACAAATTTAGCCAGCGGGGGTCGCTAGACTTTTAGAAACAGTTCCGATCAGTTTAGGAGTTATCCTAGCGATCGCACGGCCATCTAGCTTATAGTCGTTAATGGCTCAAAGGGTTCCTTAACTGTCTATGCGAGCAACCTGCTGTGCTTCATCCAACAAATACTCAAAAAAAGTACGGGCTACAACAGAGAGCTGTTTGCCTGCGGGATAAACTATATACCAATAACGCCGAATTGGAAAACTTTCCACATCTAAAATGGTGAGTTGACTGCTGTTTTCCAGTCCCACAGTATGGCGAGATAGAACAGATATTCCTAAACCACCTGCGATCGCTTGCTTAATTGCCTCATTACTCCCTAAATCCAGCCTGACTTTCACTGAAATGCCATGTTCATCGAACAGTTTTTGTACCGAAGATCGCGTACCCGAACCTGGTTCGCGCATGATAAAAGGCTCCTGGGCAAGGCGTTTTAAGGGAATATTTTTCTCTAAGGCCAGTGGATGATCGTGAGGTGCCAACACCACCAAGGGGTTTTCCAGAAACGGGTGGCAAGTGACATCCATATGCTCAGGTAGTTGGCTGAGAATATACAAATCGTCCAAATTATCGCTCAGGCGTGCCTGTATCCGTTCGTGGTTCGTCACTTGTAAGGAAATATCAATCCCAGGGTAACGAAGGCAAAACGGGCCTAACAAACGAGGGACAAAATACTTTGCCGTTGTAATAACTGCTAGCCGCAAGCGTCCTTGCTTCAGTCCTTTGAGATCGGCTATGGTCATCTCGAACTGAGATAACCTGTCGAAAACTTCCCGGCAAGTCGTCAACAGTTCCCTACCCGCATCTGTCAGATACAATCGCTTGCCCACCTGCTCGAACAGGGGCAAGCCGACTGTCTTAGTTAGCTGCTTCACCTGCATGGAGACGGTGGGTTGGGTGAGAAACAGTTCCTCAGCCGCACGGGTAAAGCTGCCTACGCGGGCAACGGCTTCAAAAACCTTTAGCTGGTGCAGGGTTGCGTGCTTCAACCGCCCTTATTCCTTTAAATCATAGATATTAATCTATCATTACCATCAAAAAGTCTGTCTTTTATCTATTAAATTCAAGGTTATTATCAAATTACTGAACAAAGTGACAGTCTTCCTTCCTTAGCGGCGTTGCACAATTAAGTAGTGGTAGTTCGGGGAAGTTATCATCCATAGTTATCCTGTGTTATCGTTACACAGGTCAATTCCCCAGGATACCCGCTCTTAGCGTGCAACGCTTTCCATGTTTACGCCCCAATAGAGGCGACTGTCCCAATACCAAACTTATAATTCTTCTTTCATAGGTAAAGGTAATTTTGCTAAATCAGGCAGTTCTATAAGTTCTTTTTCCACTTCCTTGACGTTCACGGGCAACATTAAGGGTTTGGGTTTTTCTTCTATCCAGCAACTGGCGACGGGCAGGCTTTGCTCCAAATCATCAAGAGGTCTAGGAATTACCATTAAGGCGTGGAATTCGCCAATTCGCTCGGCTTCGCGCATACCTGCATCTACAGCAACTGCGACATCTGCAACTTTGCCTCGGATAATGGCGGTACACAAACCATCTCCAATCTTTTCATAGGAGGCGAGCTGGACGTTAGCGGCTTTGAGCATGGCGTCGCAGGCTCCAACCAAAGCCGGAAATCCGCGTGTTTCTAATAAACCAACGGCTTGATTGCTCAGGCGGCTGTAGCGTTCTTCCTCAAGGGCATGGGATAAGCGAGAGCCGATGGGAAGTATGGCTTCCAAATTTGGCATCGGTCGCGCAATGATGAGGGAAGAAATCAGACAGCCAAATTGTTCGGCTGTTTCGACACCCGATTGCACTGCTAAACGGACATCGGAAATGCCGCCGCGCACAATGGCGGTGCAGTGACCGCTGCCAATTTTTTCAAACCCCATGAGAGTCACTCCGGCTGACTTGAGCATCATGTCAGCTGTACCAACAATCGCGGGAAAACTGCTCGCAGAGACTAAGCCGAGGGCAGTGTCCTTAAACTTGTCCGCTTGCTTTGAGGGCTGATAGGGGACAATCCCTTGCTTGTGTGACTCCATTTTGGATCTCCGTGAAAACATACCGGGGGCTAATTTTATTATCACCAGCAGCGCAGGAGATTGTTAGTTGCTCATGGCTCATTGCTTATTTGCCTTGGCTATGAACTATTGCTCTATTCTTGAGTGGGGCGCTTGTAAGTTTCATTATGGGGAAACAGCGTCCCTAACAGTCGGCTCAGGTTAGCTTGTCCATAGACTGTAACAGCTGCTGAGGGCGACGGTTCAGGCTTTGGTGGTTCGGTCGGCGAGGCATTATTAGCGCTGTTGTCTGCTGAGTCGGTGACAGCAGAATCCACTTTGTCGGGAAGCAACTCTTGATTAGTTGCTTCCCGAACAGCCTGCTGCTCACTTTGACTTTGGTCTTCTTCCTGGGCTGGCATCTTTTGAGTACCGCGCCTTTCAAGTTGCCGCGACGTGTCGCCGAGTAGGGAACCAGGACAGACTACTTGTTCTGGCACTAGATCGCTGTTCAGAATGGTACTGGCTGAACCTACGCAGGCATTTGCGCCAATTTTGCCCTTACCAATAAACAGTACACCTGCTCCTAGAGTAGCGCCTGTTTCAACTTCCAGAGTACCTTCCTTTGCATGAAGAATTGACCCCATGCCAATGCAGACACCAGCGGAGATGATAATTCGACTGTCAGGATCGGCTCGGAGGATTACCCCAGGCGCGATCGCTGCATCGTCATGGATCGTCACGTCGCCACTCATATACAAGTTAGAGTTGCCGATGGGTCGTAGTGGCAGCAAAGGCATGGAGTGGCTGGGGGCTAGGAAAGTAAAAAGCGCTAAGTATCTAAAGCGCAGCGAAGGATCTAAAGTAAAAAGTAAAAAGTCTTTCTTTTACCTTTTGCCTTTTTACTTTTGCTTTTTTAAGGCTTTTGGATGATTGTTTCCAAAACCCGGCGCTTTGCTTTGGGGTCAATGCCAATCAAGCGCACGTAGTCGCCACTATGTTCTGCCATGCACGCTTCCAGAGCGCTAACAACTTCCGATTCGCGCTTTGCTTGAATGGGAGCGCAGCTATTCCACGAACTGGTGCGGAAGCGGCGCTTATCTGCGTGTTCCGTGCCGATTTGGTATCCCTGAGCCAGTAGCGATCGCACTTGAGT encodes:
- a CDS encoding LysR family transcriptional regulator — translated: MKHATLHQLKVFEAVARVGSFTRAAEELFLTQPTVSMQVKQLTKTVGLPLFEQVGKRLYLTDAGRELLTTCREVFDRLSQFEMTIADLKGLKQGRLRLAVITTAKYFVPRLLGPFCLRYPGIDISLQVTNHERIQARLSDNLDDLYILSQLPEHMDVTCHPFLENPLVVLAPHDHPLALEKNIPLKRLAQEPFIMREPGSGTRSSVQKLFDEHGISVKVRLDLGSNEAIKQAIAGGLGISVLSRHTVGLENSSQLTILDVESFPIRRYWYIVYPAGKQLSVVARTFFEYLLDEAQQVARIDS
- a CDS encoding carbon dioxide-concentrating mechanism protein; translated protein: MESHKQGIVPYQPSKQADKFKDTALGLVSASSFPAIVGTADMMLKSAGVTLMGFEKIGSGHCTAIVRGGISDVRLAVQSGVETAEQFGCLISSLIIARPMPNLEAILPIGSRLSHALEEERYSRLSNQAVGLLETRGFPALVGACDAMLKAANVQLASYEKIGDGLCTAIIRGKVADVAVAVDAGMREAERIGEFHALMVIPRPLDDLEQSLPVASCWIEEKPKPLMLPVNVKEVEKELIELPDLAKLPLPMKEEL
- a CDS encoding WGxxGxxG family protein; translated protein: MKHSDLSKVVGAGVLSLSLAMMPLTQPASAQTNTGSGSDNTTTVDNTSRQGSYSATDNRDDGFDWGWLGLLGLIGLAGLARKREEPVRYREPDEASRTTTRY
- a CDS encoding DUF6658 family protein, with product MNKLIAWLRNIQISRIVTTFAAGILLFISTACNSGSTMANPVNPVKTADQIREEVPSGAVTSEYKGGMNDYSDLDPRFDNSGAQTKAKALVDKTERNVIDQTDDLGTNTKRILDKKGENAADFGKNLKGSTDETKDKTQESVRDFVKGTQRGTENLKDNTADVAKDAAKGTKQATEDAKGSTKSFASDAKENIKNAGSDQIDKADNARESAGGYLQKKVNEAANSAKQALNKAVDDVD
- a CDS encoding lysylphosphatidylglycerol synthase domain-containing protein, producing the protein MAKALKDHAAEVSAIRITGAGWANIAIALCLTLLAHTWAGWVWNLILQSLQQPVQPGWVLQVYLKTNLAKYLPGNVWHYYGRILAVTSHGGDLGAATLSVLLEPLLMAAAALLIALLGTQQEQWGLQVISLAVVCLAVHPRILNPAIQFLSRMKGKSKEPKTGSSFHLKSYPLLPLLGELGFLVLRGAGFLFVLLAVTPINPNQIPTLFSAFSMAWLLGLVVPGAPGGIGVFEATATALLNQHFSPGLILSAVALFRVVSILAEVVAAGMATASDRLLKKP
- a CDS encoding M48 family metallopeptidase, whose product is MPTYTGISSEAFRHPLDRQAEQALRSVPGFDIIAGKFVEFVSERPNFIYQLGNSIQVGPRQYGSIYGLFRECVRTLDIYPEPTLFISQTPLANAFALGQERPFIVLNSGLLDLLTEAELRAVVAHELGHLKCGHTTLTQMAIWALQAINLIGNATFGISRLVSTGLILAFYEWSRKAELSADRAALLVMDDLNPVMHCMMKLAGGSVQHVNESSLEEFIRQSDNYQELDQDGLNQVYKFLLYNNVAQGVFLSHPFPVERLRYIREWATSEEYRQIRQGNYQRASAEGAVNVSSETPTNNEVEALRRQLEELQREIDRIRSQSKDS
- a CDS encoding DUF6658 family protein, producing MKKLTDLFKKVRLGQILTVFLAGVLLFTSTACNSGDSLGARPENPPVQMGGNNNPHKGGGDGYTNYKASTDPKAKNSAGSDRDRADLQLMYNQAIAANIESDAKDVLYPGSEGTQTDSPDIGPRGENYLEKEATQIPARRQPIPQGNVYEKVGEAFKDATSFIKDKSDEAGERPELQSNPALHK